The following are encoded together in the Malaya genurostris strain Urasoe2022 chromosome 3, Malgen_1.1, whole genome shotgun sequence genome:
- the LOC131434888 gene encoding WW domain-containing adapter protein with coiled-coil homolog, producing the protein MVMHARKPQRLLNDGYHQSHQYQNSKYSSSKRDYEREASRSGYGRDRDNSPAGGSMNNGNYKSISPDLDSPRDRDRDRDRDRERDRDRDRGGGDRYQYGMSKLRDKDRDRDYKKDKYSDSLRSPKDKRSRGDRESDHRSNHDRRLKLSVSEKRGGSSSNSDDRERDRERERSERERERERDRDRLRDRERDRGGVGGGVGGNSGGGGGGGSGGSGSGSNVGVSGTGGTNSGVGGDRVNRVGDWSEHVSSSGKKYYYNCKTEVSQWEKPREWVEKESRMISKEQHREYRDKDRDRDRERNDRDREDRYSSSANSRSAVYGKHSSSKSSSSRTRWPAHESHRRRHDDNQDMDISPGDSTPTSEANYSHSSTPTNQQGHGANNSAAGNNDGNAGGAGLMANQLPRLLSNPMATQSGIAMPAHSQHQPQSQSTTSAYPTPASTSSPSVLQQQQHHQQQQQQQQQHMLSSSGDMMLSSNTPGPPGSQHHHLQQNQQHPQQQQLGHSPHSSSVPGSASSVSSLAGLPKILSQITGNKTIEHNELNPQKALQTINNALLMQSRQQNPNGTAVGSSVDGSIGSNSLREHALNSPLYNVSNLSHPSTPMTTGCSGLLNHSNHQSNNLNSSNSMANLSGGSNSSQLLSGDGPPTPTQEMDLVLPDHRKLEGTSTTTTSTVSSLQGVMTSSQSGRSQGPNLTPSLAKYFRADLISHVTGWPSEILEKTIQKLSEEAHILGDLQCSKVSADLKCARSLVRITEITATLQEQKIMYLRQQIRRLEELKSQNSFMSSDDL; encoded by the exons ATGGTAATGCATGCCAGGAAACCGCAGCGTTTACTGAATGATGg ataccACCAATCCCATCAATACCAG AACTCCAAGTACAGCTCCTCCAAAAGGGACTACGAACGAGAGGCTAGTCGATCAGGCTATGGGCGCGACCGGGATAATTCTCCGGCAGGAGGCTCGATGAACAATG GCAACTATAAATCTATTTCACCCGACCTGGACTCACCTAGGGATCGTGATCGGGATCGAGATCGTGACCGGGAACGAGACAGGGATCGGGATCGAGGCGGCGGTGATCGGTATCAGTACGGGATGAGTAAATTACGAGACAAAGATCGTGATCGGGACTATAAAAAGGATAAATATTCAG ATTCTCTTCGATCGCCAAAAGACAAACGCAGTCGCGGAGATCGTGAGTCAGATCATCGGTCAAATCATGACCGACGCTTGAAACTATCCGTGTCAGAGAAACGTGGTGGCTCCAGCTCAAACTCGGATGATCGTGAGCGGGACCGAGAACGTGAACGAAGTGAACGAGAGCGTGAGAGGGAACGTGATCGGGATCGCCTAAGAGATCGTGAGCGAGACCGTGGTGGTGTAGGAGGTGGTGTTGGAGGAAatagtggtggtggtggtggtggaggtAGTGGCGGTAGTGGTAGTGGCAGCAATGTAGGTGTTAGTGGCACAGGTGGAACTAACAGTGGTGTAGGCGGCGACCGAGTTAATCGCGTCGGTGACTGGAGTGAACATGTAAGCTCGTCTGGAAAAAAGTATTACTACAACTGCAAAACCGAGGTATCCCAATGGGAAAAACCAAGGGAATGGGTCGAAAAAGAAAG TCGGATGATATCGAAAGAACAGCATCGTGAATATAGGGATAAAGATCGTGACAGAGATCGGGAGCGAAATGACCGGGATCGCGAAGATCGGTACTCGTCTTCAGCCAACAGCCGATCGGCGGTGTATGGCAAGCATTCCAGCAGTAAAAGTAGCTCCTCAAGGACACGGTGGCCGGCGCATGAATCCCACAGAAGGAGACATGATG ATAATCAAGACATGGACATCAGTCCAGGCGATTCGACACCAACTTCAGAAGCAAACTATTCGCATTCTAGTACTCCGACAAACCAGCAAGGACATGGCGCTAACAATAGCGCTGCTGGCAATAATGATGGCAATGCTGGAGGAGCTGGTCTGATGGCTAATCAGCTACCCCGTTTACTATCGAATCCTATGGCCACCCAGAGTGGAATAGCTATGCCAGCGCACTCCCAGCATCAGCCACAATCACAATCCACAACATCTGCCTACCCGACACCGGCGTCAACTTCGTCTCCATCCGTactgcagcagcaacaacatcatcaacaacaacaacagcagcagcaacagcacatGCTGAGTTCAAGTGGCGATATGATGCTTAGTTCGAATACCCCTGGTCCACCGGGATCCCAACATCATCATCTGCAGCAGAATCAACAGCATCCACAACAGCAACAGTTAGGTCATTCTCCACATTCATCAAGTGTACCTGGCTCTGCTTCCAGCGTGTCGTCGTTAGCTGGATTGCCAAAAATTCTGTCGCAGATTACCGGCAATAAAACGATAGAGCACAATGAGCTAAACCCTCAGAAGGCGCTGCAAACTATCAACAATGCTTTGCTGATGCAGTCGAGGCAACAGAATCCAAACGGAACAGCCGTTGGATCTTCGGTTGATGGTAGCATCGGATCAAACAGTTTACG AGAACATGCACTGAACTCACCTCTGTACAACGTTTCTAACTTGTCGCATCCCTCAACCCCTATGACAACCGGCTGCAGCGGGTTGCTGAATCACAGCAACCATCAGTCCAACAATCTGAACTCGTCGAACTCGATGGCGAATCTGAGCGGTGGTAGCAACAGCAGTCAACTACTTAGTGGCGATGGTCCCCCGACCCCTACTCAAGAGATGGACCTTGTACTACCGGATCATAGGAAGT TGGAAGGAACGAGCACGACCACGACAAGTACCGTCAGCAGTCTGCAGGGTGTGATGACCTCGTCCCAAAGTGGCCGATCTCAGGGACCGAATCTAACTCCCAGTTTAGCAAAGTACTTCCGCGCTGATCTGATATCCCACGTGACGGGATGGCCGTCGGAGATACTGGAGAAAACG ATTCAAAAGCTGTCGGAAGAAGCTCACATTTTGGGTGATCTACAGTGCAGCAAAGTATCGGCAGATTTAAAATGTGCTAGGAGTTTAGTTAGAATAACGGAAATCACTGCAACACTGCAAGAGCAAAA